gaatagaatagaatagacccaataatatatatatatatataaaaaaagaatttttttattacaccACAAAAGATTCCGGGCTCCAACACCCAGCTGCTGGTTATTCTTTCCCGTCACTCTCTCTCATTTccaaaacctttttttttttctttcctctcaCCTAAACAGTGCGGTTCTCTCATCTCTTCCCCACCGAATTTGGATTTTCCAggttcatcttttctttctctctctctctcttcattcCTTTGTTTCTTAAATCCTTCTATTGCGTGTTCTTCTTAACTCAGTTTTTGTCTCAtactcttccttttctctACCAATTTTTTGGTCCCATAACCTCTCTGCTCCATACCTTTTAccttcttccttccttccttgtGGATCATTTTGCTTTCCTCTTTATCGCTTTTGGTTTATTACAGATTGCTGAAGCTTCGGTTTggatatactttttttattgattttgtaaggGTACACTGTGTTGCTTTGAATTGCTTGTTGGGAGGGGAGGAATCTATTTCTTCGTTAAATGCTATATATTATACCGgtttatttggttttgttggTAATAGGGTTGGAGTTGAAATTAGGGTTAGGGGCTTAGATTTTCGGGATCGAAATGCCTCTGGTGGAGGCAATGGTTGCGGATCCTGTTGATGGTATACAGTATTCGTTTGCTAAGGAATACAAAGGTCCACCGGTACCGTATGATCTTCCTCAGGCTCTTCCCATCAACGTGGAGCGGATTCCGGTGGCTGCTGTTGTAGCTGAGGTTCCGTTTACTCATAAAATGTCTTTGCCGGTTGTTCAACCCATTTTAGCGCAGGATGTTATGAGTAAAAAGTTTTCTAAGGAGTTGGAGCCTGCTGTTGGGAAGTCTGTGGTTTCTCCTACATCTGTTATCGCCTTTGATCAGAGTACAGAGGATAGTCGCAGGTGTCTGTCGAAAGAATCAGATTCTGGTTCTGAAAGAACTGTATCACCAACTTCGGTTATTGCATTTGAGGACAGAGTAGTGGGTAATCATGGGTGTCAATTGTCTGGTGACTTGAGTAGTTCAGGTGCTTTGGAGTTTTCAAATGGGCAAATTGTTTCTGGCGAATTGTCAGATGTTGGCAACTGCTCGAGGGCTTTTGCCTGCTCATCGATTAGTCATGGAAATTCTTGTGAGTTATTAGGTGACGCTGGGAGCCCTTGCACGATGGAGTTTTCTGGAAGCTTTAATAAATCACAGCGAAGCTCATGTTCTTTgagagcttcaaattgtaggAAGGAAAGCATAGATTTCAATGATGTCCATCAAGTTGACTGGGTCTCTACAGAATCAGTGCTGAGTTCAGACTATCCATCTTCCCGGGTTTCATCTATGAAAGTTGTAAATGAGGGAGGTGGTGATGGTAGGCGGTCAGCTGTAACATTTCTTGACCCGGAGtctgattatatatataatgaagaGTATAGTCAGGACGGGCCAGAAACACTGCGAATGAGACAAGAATCggtaagaaaaggaaagaaaggatCTTGTTACCGATGCTGCAAGGGAAACCGGTTTACTGAAAAAGAGGTCTGCATCGTTTGTGATGCTAAGTATTGTAGCAACTGCGTACTTAGAGCTATGGGTTCAATGCCTGAAGGTCGCAAATGTGTTACTTGCATAGGTTTTCCTATTGATGAGTCTAAGCGAGGAAATTTGGGAAAATGTCCCAGAATGCTTAAAAGACTACTGAATGACTTAGAGATTCGACAGGTTATGACGGCTGAGAAATGTTGTGAGGCGAATCAGCTACCACCAGAGTACGTTTGTGTGAATGGGGAACCTTTATCTTTCGAGGAACTTTCAATGCTACAGACCTGCCCCAATCCACCAAAGAAGCTAAAACCAGGAAATTATTGGTACGACAAAGTTTCTGGTCTTTGGGGAAAGGTGAATCTTGTTACcttgtgtttcttttattttcttcttgagaCGTAATTCCTGGTAATGCAACTAAACTTTCTAATCTACATAACAGGAAGGACAGAAACCTTTGAAGATTATTACACCACATCTTAACATTGGTGGGCCTATTAAGGCTGATGCTAGCAATGGAAATACAAAGATTTTTATAAATGGCCgagaaattacaaaagtagaGCTCCGGATGCTGCAggtaaattttgtaaatgtaaCCTTTGTTTCTAGCTTATTAACttctaaaactaaaaggaAACAATTATCATTGTAGTTGGCTGGAGTCCAATGTGCTGGCAATCCACACTTTTGGGTCAATGAGGATGGATCATACCAGGAGGAGGGTCAGAAGAACACCAAAGGGTACATATGGGGGAAGGTACTATCTTGTGGAAAGACTCTGTAAATTTAGCTTTTAGCTCACGTTCGTAGCATTAACTGGTCATATACTTGTTTTTAACTTCTTGATTACATTTTAGGCTGGAACGAAGCTTGTTTGTGCTTTGTTATCACTACCGGTTCCTTCTAAATCTTCAAATTATTCTGGGGAACCAGACAGCAGCCTTGTTTACAGAACTTTTCCTGAGTACCTTGGTCTTCAAAAGCTCCTTTTAGTTGGTTATGATGGATCTGGAACAAGTACTATATTCAAGCAGGTAGTTTCTAATTTGTCAATTGAGTACACGGTGTGTCATCTTTTTGTATGTAGTTACCTTCTTATGATATGGTTCTGGTCTcagttctatttttttcctctttctgaAAGACAATTTTCTCCCCGTGAAACTATTTCGAACACATACCCATATCACTAGATTTTTTTAGCAAAGTTCCATTGATTGGTTATATTATGAGAATGATGCACCAGTTATTTGGTCTTTGAGATAACTGTCTGTACTCTGTAGATTACTTTAGTCATCTCAATTTCTCCACATTACACTCTTTGATTGCAAATCTTTAGTAATCCAATTAAGGTggcaattttattttttaaatgctttTGCAGGCGAAAATTCTATATAAGGATGCACCTTTCTCTAAAGAAGAGCGTGAAGTTATTAAGTTGAAGATCCAGAGTAATGTGTACGGATACCTTGGTATAATTCTTGAAGGTCGTGAGCGATTTGAGGAAGACAGTTTGGCCGAAATAAGGAAAAAACTATCAGATGAAGTTGACCCTGCTGGTAAGagttattattgattattgtCTCATGATCTATTCACGGCATTAGACAAAGTTACTGTTCAGGTGCTTGATAGTTACCTTGAACAGCAATTTTGGATAATGACTTAGGCTTCTTATATTTAGCACTCAAGCATCTGTCAAACGCACAATAGTGTTGAATAGTGAGcttaagaaggaaaaaatctTATGTCTTCTGGGTCTAAGCCTTGGGGCGGACATGGGTGCCCTTTGGATCCATGGGAGTGGGGCCCCGTACTGGATTATCAGGACAAAAAACTGATCATTTTGAGCTTGGAGTCAAAGATATGAAACTTTTCACTACTTAAGACATATAACTATGTCTGTACGTATGGATGTTATTGCTTTTCTGTGATTTACTCAACAATGGTAGGTTTAATCTCCAGACAATTTGTGGCTTGCTCTGTTTAGCTTCCATATATCATGCTAAACTGTTTGACGACTGGAGTGCAGAGTCGTTAATTGTTTACACAGTAATGCCTGCATAGCTCCTGTATGTGATGTAGCTGTGTAATGTACATAACTGTTGAGACTTTTCTGGTGTTTGTAGTTAgcattattattagtattatatAAAATGCTAGATTTGTATTTGATTTGGCGAAGAATAATTTTGGGCTAAAAAGCAGGGAGCTCGAGTGTTGATTCTGACAAAAGCATGTACTCAATTGGGCCAAGATTGAAAGCATTCTCCGATTGGCTTCTCAAGACTATGGTATCAGGAACTTTGGAGACTATTTTTCCTGCAGCTACTCGAGAATATGCGCCGTTGGTTGAAGAGCTGTGGAATGATGCTGCTATTCAGGCTACCTACAAACGAGGAAGTGAGTTGGAAATGCTGCCAAACGTTGCTCATTATTTCCTAGAAAGAGTAAGATCTTATAGCATTTGTCCGAACTTGCTcttcaaaatctttttatgttccattaatttttctatgtCGGTTTACTGCAAAGCTGAATCTTGCATATAGTAATAGCCAATAGccataatatattataatattctGTGTTTCTTCAGGTAGTGGACATATTGACAACCGATTATGAACCTTCGGATTCAGATATCCTATATGCAGAGGGTCTCATTTCATCCAATGGGCTTGCTTGCGTAGATTTCTCATTTCCACAACCTGCACCTGATGATGATATAGACACTGCCGATCAGCACAGCTCATTGCTTAGGTGATTAATAGTACCAGTTGATTTATCTATTTGCTTATCTTTCCCGAGTATGAGTGCCTTACACTTGGGCATGCTCTGCTCCTTCGcctcttcttattttttcaattagctTCACTGAAGTTCTCATGCTATAGGGCTCCCTATTTAAATGACGCCTTGGATCTCCTAAAAGAAGTGGTTCTTTGTCTCTATATCAgtatattgttttataaactgaaaaaaatatggagaatGAGATTCTCTATATTTCGCTGGTTTGCGTTGATCTCCATATTGAGTTAAGGGTACCCATCAGTCATTGCTGATCTGTACTCATTTTGATTGGTTTTTCAGGTATCAACTTATTAGAGCCCATGCAAGAGGAATTGGTGAAAATTGCAAGTGGCTGGAGATGTTTGAGGACATTGGGATTGTTATTTTTTGCGTCT
This DNA window, taken from Cucumis sativus cultivar 9930 chromosome 6, Cucumber_9930_V3, whole genome shotgun sequence, encodes the following:
- the LOC101221850 gene encoding extra-large guanine nucleotide-binding protein 1 isoform X2; translated protein: MPLVEAMVADPVDGIQYSFAKEYKGPPVPYDLPQALPINVERIPVAAVVAEVPFTHKMSLPVVQPILAQDVMSKKFSKELEPAVGKSVVSPTSVIAFDQSTEDSRRCLSKESDSGSERTVSPTSVIAFEDRVVGNHGCQLSGDLSSSGALEFSNGQIVSGELSDVGNCSRAFACSSISHGNSCELLGDAGSPCTMEFSGSFNKSQRSSCSLRASNCRKESIDFNDVHQVDWVSTESVLSSDYPSSRVSSMKVVNEGGGDGRRSAVTFLDPESDYIYNEEYSQDGPETLRMRQESVRKGKKGSCYRCCKGNRFTEKEVCIVCDAKYCSNCVLRAMGSMPEGRKCVTCIGFPIDESKRGNLGKCPRMLKRLLNDLEIRQVMTAEKCCEANQLPPEYVCVNGEPLSFEELSMLQTCPNPPKKLKPGNYWYDKVSGLWGKEGQKPLKIITPHLNIGGPIKADASNGNTKIFINGREITKVELRMLQLAGVQCAGNPHFWVNEDGSYQEEGQKNTKGYIWGKAGTKLVCALLSLPVPSKSSNYSGEPDSSLVYRTFPEYLGLQKLLLVGYDGSGTSTIFKQAKILYKDAPFSKEEREVIKLKIQSNVYGYLGIILEGRERFEEDSLAEIRKKLSDEVDPAGSSSVDSDKSMYSIGPRLKAFSDWLLKTMVSGTLETIFPAATREYAPLVEELWNDAAIQATYKRGSELEMLPNVAHYFLERVVDILTTDYEPSDSDILYAEGLISSNGLACVDFSFPQPAPDDDIDTADQHSSLLRYQLIRAHARGIGENCKWLEMFEDIGIVIFCVSLSDYDQFSIDGNGDTVNKMLLSRKFFESLVTHPTFYQMDFLVLLNKYDQFEEKVERAPLTRCEWFNDFHPMISRNRSNSQNNINSSPSLGQLGFHYIAVKFKRLFTSLTGRKLYVSPVKGLEPHSVDAALKYAREIMKWDEERTNFSLSEYSVYSTEESSFSH
- the LOC101221850 gene encoding extra-large guanine nucleotide-binding protein 1 isoform X1, whose amino-acid sequence is MPLVEAMVADPVDGIQYSFAKEYKGPPVPYDLPQALPINVERIPVAAVVAEVPFTHKMSLPVVQPILAQDVMSKKFSKELEPAVGKSVVSPTSVIAFDQSTEDSRRCLSKESDSGSERTVSPTSVIAFEDRVVGNHGCQLSGDLSSSGALEFSNGQIVSGELSDVGNCSRAFACSSISHGNSCELLGDAGSPCTMEFSGSFNKSQRSSCSLRASNCRKESIDFNDVHQVDWVSTESVLSSDYPSSRVSSMKVVNEGGGDGRRSAVTFLDPESDYIYNEEYSQDGPETLRMRQESVRKGKKGSCYRCCKGNRFTEKEVCIVCDAKYCSNCVLRAMGSMPEGRKCVTCIGFPIDESKRGNLGKCPRMLKRLLNDLEIRQVMTAEKCCEANQLPPEYVCVNGEPLSFEELSMLQTCPNPPKKLKPGNYWYDKVSGLWGKEGQKPLKIITPHLNIGGPIKADASNGNTKIFINGREITKVELRMLQLAGVQCAGNPHFWVNEDGSYQEEGQKNTKGYIWGKAGTKLVCALLSLPVPSKSSNYSGEPDSSLVYRTFPEYLGLQKLLLVGYDGSGTSTIFKQAKILYKDAPFSKEEREVIKLKIQSNVYGYLGIILEGRERFEEDSLAEIRKKLSDEVDPAAGSSSVDSDKSMYSIGPRLKAFSDWLLKTMVSGTLETIFPAATREYAPLVEELWNDAAIQATYKRGSELEMLPNVAHYFLERVVDILTTDYEPSDSDILYAEGLISSNGLACVDFSFPQPAPDDDIDTADQHSSLLRYQLIRAHARGIGENCKWLEMFEDIGIVIFCVSLSDYDQFSIDGNGDTVNKMLLSRKFFESLVTHPTFYQMDFLVLLNKYDQFEEKVERAPLTRCEWFNDFHPMISRNRSNSQNNINSSPSLGQLGFHYIAVKFKRLFTSLTGRKLYVSPVKGLEPHSVDAALKYAREIMKWDEERTNFSLSEYSVYSTEESSFSH